DNA from Quercus lobata isolate SW786 chromosome 1, ValleyOak3.0 Primary Assembly, whole genome shotgun sequence:
TCTGCTGAGGATAGTCACCCGCCGTCACACGAGCAATCGACTACAAGAAACGTTATCTCCTTTGTGATCTGCTGAGGATAGTCACCCGCCGTCACAGCTAGTGTTATTGCGCCCAAAGGGAACACCTTCGTACCCCTAAATCCCACGAGTGGGGCGTTTGTTGGGGTCAACTGTTCCCTGTCGATCCTCATTTGCCGGAATGCTGGATAGTACAGGATGTCTGctgagctgccgttgtcgacgAGGACCTGGTGCATGTTATAATCCCCTATCTGCAAGCTGACCACTAGCGCGTCGTCATGAGGATGGTAAAGTCTCTGAGCGTCatcctctgaaaattttatgaCGGGGTTATCTATTCGCGGCATCTTTGGTACGGATCCTGTGAGTTGGACGCTATGGACCATCCTGAGGTAAGTTTTACAGGCTTTTTTGGAAGATCCGGCTGTGGCTGTGCCCCCTACGATCATTCTTATGTCCCCTATGGGTGGTCTAGGGCTCTCGTTCTCCCGTCGTAGGGCCTGTTCCTCCAGTGTATCAGTTCTTTCTCTGCTGACGAACCTCTATAGCTTCCCCTGCCTGATTAGGGCCTCAAACGGCTGCTTCAGGTCGTAGCAGTTGGCTGTGTCATGCCCGTGGTCGTAGCAGTTGGCTGCGTCAATGCCCGTGGTCTCGGTGAAAGCGACAATACTTGTCTCTTGGTCTttgttgggatctcccttcaacTTTCCAGGGAAAGTCAATGCtccttcatctttgatttgcatcaaTACTTGGTCGATCGGGGCGGTTAATGGGGTGAAATTGGTGAATCTTCCAGTGGGGGGTCTAGGGCGCTTTTCATCACGTTGATTCCCTGTTCTAGCGACCTTTCACCCCCTATTTTGTCGCGTGTCCTCCTGCCTCTCCCTCTTCTTAGGCTTTTCCTCGGGGGCTAGCAATGCATCCtctgcattcatgtacttggtaGCCCTGTAGAGAACGTCCGTCATGGTCTTCGGGTCATTCTTGTATAAGGAAAACAAGAACTTACCCTTCCGTAGCCCGCTAGTAAATGCGGCTACGAGTATCTTATCGTCAGCTTCGTCAATCAAAAGGGCTTCTTTGTTGAAACGAGTTATGTAGGCCCGCAGCGTCTCGTCTTCTCGCTGCTTGATGCTCATTAAGCACGCGGTGGACCTTTTGTACCGATGTCCGCTTATGAAGTGTGAGGTGAACTGGGCGCTTAACTCCTTGAAAGTATTGATGGAGTTTGGTGTCAACCTACTGAACCAAACCCTCGCAGGCCCCTTTAGCGTGGTCGGGAACgccctacacatgatctcaTCTGGTACCCCCtgaaggtgcattagggtcttgaaggtctctagatGATCGAGGGGGTCCATGACCCCGTCGTAGCTTTCGATCTGGGGCATCCGAAACTTCGGTGGCAGGGGGAATGAGTTGACGGATGTGGTGAATGGTGAGTCGGTTCTGTTCACTAAATCGTCAAGATCAGAAgatactcgtcccttgagggcattcatcatgacctccatctgctccttcatcgCCTAAATCTCTGCGATGATAGGCGAAGGGGCAAAATCCATGAGAGACGGAAGGCTTATGTTTTACCGCTCTGGTCGGCTTGGGGCGTTGTTGCCCTCTGGCCTCTCCTGCTCCCTTTGTTCGGCACTATTACCTTCCTAGTTTTCCTCCTGAAGGTTAGGTCCTGCATCCCTTTGGCGTAGCTGCTCCTCCAGATCATGGTTCTGCTTTGTAAGTCGTTCTACTACTGCCATGAGAGTCTGGACCTGCCTTTCTAATGCAATAGATCTCGGCAACTCGTTTTCTTGAACGTTGTTGGTGGTAGCCATCGAGCGAGTGAGTGCCATGTGACTCTTATGTCCGAGAGGCGATAGTCTGGCTTAAACTCTTCgcgttcccacagacggcaccaattgatgatgccgtaaaatcaccagtgagctacacgatccACGCTCGCTCAAACTAacaacctgcaagaagaaaTAAGTGATCTCGCCAAGGGCACCAGTATGgtgtcggccaaataccctccgacggtcaagttagaattgttctcaactctagagtgctagagaggatAAATTATGTGTATCTTGATTCGCGAGGGTATTGAGGCTTTTATAATAGTAGGTTGACCTCTCCTCCTTGATGTGGAAGTCTTTTCCATATAGAAATCCTCTTGAGTAATCtcaaacgtgatggacaagacatttccttgtagagggGATTAACGCGCGTATCTTCCGGAATGCTCTTTGCGCTAGGTTTCTGATTTCCTTGGAGACTCTACGTGTGCGACAAGAATATGGAACTGCTTTAGGCCCCTGGGTTCTACTGTTGCCGGTCCATGGGCTCGGATCCGTCAAGCCCAATGTGGTGAAAGTCCATTGCGCTAAATTTTgcccctttatatatatatatatatatatatatatagcatccaAAATGAAAAGTTATGAAACACCATGCAGTTGGATCCCATAAATGTTGTCTCCGCTGCTCCCTTCTACTCATATTTCGTCCTAATTCTCAACCATGTCACCTTACTAGGGACAATCTCATATACTGAGACCCTTTTAATTCTTATACATGACATATTTGCCCTTCAAAACTTTACCATGACATTGGTAAATTGTTTATCGTAA
Protein-coding regions in this window:
- the LOC115954647 gene encoding uncharacterized protein LOC115954647, yielding MNALKGRVSSDLDDLVNRTDSPFTTSVNSFPLPPKFRMPQIESYDGVMDPLDHLETFKTLMHLQGVPDEIMCRAFPTTLKGPARVWFSRLTPNSINTFKELSAQFTSHFISGHRYKRSTACLMSIKQREDETLRAYITRFNKEALLIDEADDKILVAAFTSGLRKGKFLFSLYKNDPKTMTDVLYRATKYMNAEDALLAPEEKPKKRERQEDTRQNRG